The region CTTAATGCTCAATGACCAATGACTAATGCCCAAACGAGAATACACATGAATACAATGACTAATGTCCAATGACTAAACAGGGAGGGGGGCAACATAATGTCTAATTTCTAATGTCTAATGTCCAAATAAGGAGGGGTGGGTTCAAAAGCTTAAATCCGCCGGCTGGCGGATAAAGTTTAAACAAATAAGGGAGAAGGGAGAACAAAGTTTAAATCCGCTGTCCGCCAATTGACGGAGGCGGGGTGGATAAAGTTCAAACGCACCAAGAATACGCAGACAAAAGGTCTAACGATTAAGTAAGAGAAGGAGAAACAAAAAATGATTGAATATCCTCCAAACGGAGTAACCTAACATCATTAGATACTTGAGATAACCCATAAGATTGCGACTTAGCTGTCCCTACATAAACCACTTTCTTGCCCAAAGCCTGTACTTCTTGCACAGCTGCTACCAAGTCTGTATCGGAACTGATTAAATAAGCCACATCATACACATCTGTTCTGGCTAGTCTTATCATTTCTACTGCCAGTTTCACATCTACGCCTTTTTCGTGATAGGTCTTGTCGGGGTGCTGTATTAAAACGCCTAGCATTACTTCAACCTTCTCCCTATTCAATTTAGATAAGAGTTTCTGCTGATTGGCATATAATTTCTCGCTCTTGTCTTTATCCTGTCCGTTTTTACGCCTGACGGCACCGATATAATAACGTATTTGAGAAAGAGTATCTTGAGCAACCAGCCATTTGGCAAAATTTTGATAATCAAATCCCAAAAGGTCATAGCGGTTGCCGTTAGAGGTAAGACTCTTCAACCTAAAATAAAAATTACTCCCATCTATAAAAACAATAACCCTCATATAATTTTAAATAAAAGACCGCCGTCCCAATTGCTTGAGAAGGCGGTGAGATTAACTGCGTTAATGATAGCATAAACCATACAGCTGTCAAGATTTAAAAATAGTTACTAACTCTCAATATCTTATACATGCTAAGACGGAGGGGACCCCTTTTTGTTACAAAGTTGTAGGCAAAGTCCAAAGTTCAAAGTTTAAAGTTTAAACAAACGCGGAATACACAGACACCCTTCGACAAGCTCAGGACAAGCTCCTTCGGCAGAATTACACTAAATATACTCGAAGTGTTAAGGATAAATTAATTCGCATTAAAAATAAACTTTAAAGATTTAGCGGTTGTTGCTCTCGGTAGATGAAAGGTTTTAGGTCGGTTGCTAATAGGACTCTTGTGAGATTGGCTGCAGCTATTAGAGAATTGGTGGGTTTTGTATCATTCTCTGAGTTATATTGGTCATGAATAGAGAAACCTACATATTCAATTGTCTTGTGTTCTCGCTTAACTACCCAGTCAATAGCTGGAACCAAATCAGTATCAGAGCTAATTACAATGGCTATGTCGTATTTTTTATCTATTGCCCCTGCCATCAAATCAACTGCCAATTTAACATCTATGCCCTTTTCCCTTAAACGCACGACTTTAATAGTACTGATACCTAAGGTTTTTATTTTTTCATAGACATCGATGCGATTATCAATAACTATTTCCTCCTGTCTTCTTCTTAAGGGGCTATTTTTTATTTCCCAATGATTTGCACGCAAATAAGTAAAAAGAGCTTGCTGCCGAGAAAACGCTTCATTGGGTACATTATTTTCAGCTTGAACAGTTCCGATATAATATCTTTTACCGTTCTCACTAAGAATCCGGTT is a window of Candidatus Paceibacterota bacterium DNA encoding:
- a CDS encoding NYN domain-containing protein — encoded protein: MRVIVFIDGSNFYFRLKSLTSNGNRYDLLGFDYQNFAKWLVAQDTLSQIRYYIGAVRRKNGQDKDKSEKLYANQQKLLSKLNREKVEVMLGVLIQHPDKTYHEKGVDVKLAVEMIRLARTDVYDVAYLISSDTDLVAAVQEVQALGKKVVYVGTAKSQSYGLSQVSNDVRLLRLEDIQSFFVSPSLT
- a CDS encoding NYN domain-containing protein, which translates into the protein MELNNPRVCVYVDGSNFYHIVLKKLGVKDTEFDYDAFAHYLIGNRILSENGKRYYIGTVQAENNVPNEAFSRQQALFTYLRANHWEIKNSPLRRRQEEIVIDNRIDVYEKIKTLGISTIKVVRLREKGIDVKLAVDLMAGAIDKKYDIAIVISSDTDLVPAIDWVVKREHKTIEYVGFSIHDQYNSENDTKPTNSLIAAANLTRVLLATDLKPFIYREQQPLNL